The uncultured Sphaerochaeta sp. genome includes the window CCATCTGTGCAGCACCGGTGATCATGTTCTTGATGTAGTCAGCGTGTCCCGGGCAGTCAACGTGTGCGTAGTGCCTATTAGTAGACTGATACTCAACGTGTCTGGTGTTAATGGTAATACCACGCTCTTTTTCCTCAGGGGCGTTGTCGATTGAATCGTAAGCAAGTGCCTTATCGCCAAACAGCTTTGCACAGTGCATGGTAATTGCTGCGGTAAGGGTAGTCTTACCATGGTCAACGTGACCGATGGTGCCTACGTTTACGTGTGGCTTCGTCCTCTGAAATTTCTCTTTTGCCATCATTTCCTCCTTGTGACATCCAATGTTAGTCACAAAAAATAATTAATATGTGCTCATAAAGGCCCAAAGCCTTTACCATTTCGATTGAGACAAACTAATTACAGGGAAACAAAACATAAGAGGATTCCAGAGGTCGGCAGGCCTGGAGGACCCATCCTGACGACATAGTATAAGTTTATAAAAAACTTGGTACTGCCTGAAACCACCTTATCATTGCTCCAGCAATAATCGGTTTGGCTCTACATACTGCCACATAGACGTACCTATGCGGACACCTTTAGCAATATACGGGAAAGCAGTTTTTATGTCAAGCGATTAGGAATAATTCTATAAAGATAAAGAAAAACCGGCTCTTCACAGTGGAAAAGCCGGCCTTTTTTGGTTTTTTTATTACCAACGGTAATGACTGAAAGCCTTGTTTGCCTCTGCCATTCTGTGGGTATCTTCCTTCTTCTTGAAGGCAGAACCGGTATTCTGGTAGGCATCCAGGAGCTCAGCACCAAGTTTCTCGGCCATGCTGTGCCCATTACGGGAACGAGCAGCGGCGATAATCCAGCGCATTGCAAGGGCCTCACGGCGATTCTCACGAATCTCCACAGGAACCTGGTAGGTTGCACCACCAACACGGCGGCTCTTTACCTCAACAACCGGCTTTACATTATCCAAGGCCTTGAGGAAGACATCAAGCGGCTTTTCACCG containing:
- the rpsG gene encoding 30S ribosomal protein S7; its protein translation is MSRRTTAPVREVLPDPVYGSVIVEKFIRRMMYDGKKSLSTRIIYNAMLTIGEKTGEKPLDVFLKALDNVKPVVEVKSRRVGGATYQVPVEIRENRREALAMRWIIAAARSRNGHSMAEKLGAELLDAYQNTGSAFKKKEDTHRMAEANKAFSHYRW